From Salvelinus namaycush isolate Seneca chromosome 2, SaNama_1.0, whole genome shotgun sequence, one genomic window encodes:
- the LOC120025016 gene encoding actin-related protein 2/3 complex subunit 4-like, with the protein MTATLRPYLNAVRATLQAALCLENFSSQVVERHNKPEVEVRSSKELLLQPVVISRNDKEKVLIEGSINSVRVSIAVKQADEIEKILCHKFMRFMMMRAENFFILRRKPVEGYDISFLITNFHTEQMYKHKLVDFVITFMEEIDKEISEMKLSVNARARIVAEEFLKNF; encoded by the exons ATG ACAGCGACCCTGCGCCCATACTTGAACGCTGTGCGTGCCACACTGCAGGCCGCCCTCTGTCTGGAGAACTTCTCCTCTCAGGTAGTGGAACGCCACAACAAACCAGAGGTGGAGGTCAG GAGTAGTAAAGAACTCCTACTACAGCCTGTGGTGATCAGCCGCAATGACAAGGAGAAGGTCCTAATCGAGGGCTCCATCAACTCTGTGCGAGTCAGCATTGCTGTGAAGCAG GCTGATGAGATTGAGAAGATCCTGTGCCACAAGTTCATGCGCTTCATGATGATGAGAGCGGAGAACTTCTTCATTCTCAGGAGGAAACCGGTTGAG GGCTATGACATCAGTTTCCTCATCACCAACTTCCACACGGAGCAGATGTACAAACACAAGCTGGTGGACTTCGTCATCACCTTCATGGAGGAGATCGACAAGGAGATCAGCGAGATGAAGCTGTCTGTCAATGCCCGTGCCCGTATTGTAGCGGAGGAGTTCCTCAAGAAT TTCTGA
- the LOC120060479 gene encoding transcriptional adapter 3-like — protein sequence MSELKDCPPLKYYDFKPVEHVKVCPRYTAVLGRSEDDGIGIEELDTLQLELETLLSSASRRLRALEEQRQILTDWQDKKGDKRFLKLGKDADLSASSRHKPKKQKLDGKGSHGPGPGRPKSKNLQPKVQEYELSEDPQDIPRNPKNDAPNRFWASVEPYCADITNEEIRVLEELLKPPDDEAEYYKIPALGKHFSQRWAQEDLLEEQREGARANDKKKSLMGPLSELDAKDVDALLKKSESQHDPPEDGCPFGPLTQRLLQALVEENIISPMEDSPVPDISGKDGGNDGAGTSPRNQGKAFSVPHTRSLEARIKEELMSQGLLDSEERPGAGGDSEDEVLAELHKRQAELKALSAHNRSRKQELLRLAKEEMRKQELRQRVRVSDNEVMEGFRRIMAARQKKRMPTKKEKDQAWKALKERDSILKLLDG from the exons ATGAGTGAGTTGAAGGACTGCCCGCCACTAAAGTACTATGACTTTAAGCCAGTAGAGCATGTGAAGGTGTGCCCCCGCTACACTGCAGTGCTTGGGCGCTCAGAGGACGATGGCATCGGTATTGAAGAGCTGGACACACTGCAGCTGGAGCTGGAGACTCTCCTGTCCTCTGCCAGCCGTCGTCTCAGAGCTCTGGAGGAACAGAGACAG ATCCTCACAGACTGGCAGGATAAGAAAGGGGACAAGCGCTTTCTGAAGCTGGGAAAGGATGCAGACCTTTCAGCTTCATCACGTCACAAACCTAAGAAGCAGAAACTCGATGGAAAGGGCAGTCACGGGCCTGGTCCTGGGCGACCCAAATCCAAAAATCTACAGCCCAAAGTCCAGGAGTACGAGTTAAGTGAGGATCCACAGGACATTCCCCGTAATCCTAAGAACGATGCCCCCAACAG ATTTTGGGCATCCGTAGAGCCATACTGTGCTGACATCACAAATGAAGAAATCCGGGTTCTGGAAGAACTATTGAAGCCCCCGGATGATGAGGCTGAATACTACAAG ATTCCAGCATTGGGGAAACACTTCTCTCAGCGATGGGCTCAGGAGGATCTACTGgaggaacagagggaaggagcACGAGCCAACGACAAGAAGAAAAGCCTCATGGGACCACTATCTGAGCTCGACGCCAAAG ATGTGGATGCCTTGCTAAAGAAGTCAGAGTCCCAGCACGACCCCCCAGAGGATGGTTGTCCCTTCGGTCCTCTCACACAGAGGCTCCTTCAAGCTCTTGTTGag GAGAATATCATATCACCCATGGAGGATTCTCCAGTCCCCGACATATCGGGGAAGGATGGTGGGAACGACGGGGCTGGGACCTCACCTCGCAACCAGGGCAAAGCTTTTAG TGTTCCTCACACACGCTCCCTAGAAGCGCGGATCAAGGAGGAGCTGATGTCTCAGGGGCTTCTGGATTCTGAGGAGCGGCCCGGAGCAGGCGGAGACTCAGAGGATGAGGTGCTGGCTGAGCTCCACAAGAGACAGGCTGAACTCAAAGCCCTGAGCGCCCACAACAGATCCCGCAAGCAGGAGCTACTCCG CCTGGCAAAGGAGGAGATGCGGAAGCAGGAGTTGCGGCAGAGGGTCCGGGTGTCGGATAATGAGGTCATGGAGGGCTTCCGTCGCATCATGGCTGCTAGGCAGAAAAAACGAATGCCGACAAAGAAGGAGAAAGATCAGGCATGGAAAGCACTGAAGGAGAGGGACAGCATCCTCAAGCTGCTGgatggttag